Within Anticarsia gemmatalis isolate Benzon Research Colony breed Stoneville strain chromosome 15, ilAntGemm2 primary, whole genome shotgun sequence, the genomic segment CCTGTGTTTTCTTCAAAggtctgaaataaataataacaataaatccaaataatacagaaaataattaagatGTTAGAAAAGTTACTCACCTTGTCAGTAACTATGGTTTTCCAAACGCCCTTGGGATTTTCTCCCCACGTAGCCACTGACATCAAAGGCCAGTTAACAAAACCTGCAGCTGATCCATCTCTGGGACGATTACTAAGAAGCTGGACCTTGGTTCctgataacaaataaatattttaatgactgATTTCCAAAGGATGAATGGCTCCCACGCAAAGGTCAAAGTCCGTTTGTACGTCTCTCAGACGTATTATTCAAAGTAAACTACCAGGATCGCATAAGCGTTAGTATGTCAGAAAATCTTACCTTGAGGCGAAACCAAATAGATTTCTAGCGCTCCACGGCGGCTGTAGCGAACATTTACAACCAGTTCAACGTGTTCTATATAATTTACTGCACAGTCTTCTTCTACGGATAACAGGACATCGACACTCTCCCTTGATGATAAAATTGATTCCTCTTCGCCTGAGCTACAAAAAAGATAATTGATTACCATTAGTTACcatttattaatactttaaattaGTTACTCAGTTAGTTTACTGACTTACTACGAGACCTAGTGTACAATAGTAATAATCATACCTAAAATACCTACTAcgtctatttatttataccgaGTTCATGACCCCAACGTGCGCAATTTTTTACAATGATGACCTCGAAACTTTAAATACCTAACTAAAGTAAGACTTTTTTTACTAGGAATTCATATGAATAAAGAATTACTTGCCTAGTACATTTTTGGTACAACTTACTAcatagtttgacattttattcaaataaattattggatTGTAATAGAATCCGTAAATTAGCGTTTGGTAACAAGATAAGCAAGGGGCATTAATCTCGATAGAAGCAAAAGGTTCAATGAACATTCTTAACACAGTGGAATGCCAGTAAAATCTCAATTTTACCAGGACAATATACTCACGGTGCAGTATCAACGCGGCAAACATGCTTCCTAGGCACGCTGGTCCAGTTCAGTGCCATCGAGACAAGGGCGCCAGCATTTAAAAGACCGTAACCAAATCGAACGTCAAAATAAAGTCCAGCACTggaaaaaaaacctttaatttatgtacagaacaatcataaaaatattgtatgaatcGGTGAAAGATACACACCCATTTACTTGCCATCCAGGATTGGCTGAGAGCGGAGCGTATTCTGATGTCCAAACTACTAAATGTTGAACGTCCCTCCAAGTGAGATTTGGGCTAAAACGTTATTGGTAAAgaaatcagttttatttatttacgcataacataattatttattaaatgatgaATAACAAGCAAATTATAGCAAGTCTGTAATTGATTGACCAATCAGCTTTACTCGATCAACGCCCTAACAAAATGGACAGCACGGGACATTGTGACAAACGGACCATGCCACGAAAAGTACTAGGCGATCATAAACTAGTAGAAAGCAAACGCAAGCGTAAGAGGCGTGGTTAACTTACTTGGCGTTTAGAGCGAGAGCGATGATACCGGCAGCCAATGGGGCAGCCGCTGACGTTCCGGTGTGCCCGAGTGTGCATGAATCACCCGTGTCTGTAGTAGCCTAAGTGCGAGAGGGATAAAAGTATATTGCTGTCGATTTCTAACTGGCTCATTGCCACGCAACATTATGAACGAACTCGTTTAGAATGTAGTAGGACAAATAAAATGCGAGTGAATAGTGAATGAAGGAGCTTACGATTTTCTGATCTTTGTAGGCACCAGAGGAGTATGCTGCAGCGAGGGTGGACGAACAAATCTCTCCGTACCAAGGAAACAGACCGTGCTGGGAAGCGCTTCCTACTGATATTGTATAGATACTAGACGAATACCTGAAAAAAGAGTTTTGTTATACATAACAACAAGTAACATCTGTAAATCTCTCggaaagaaaattataatttaaatgataataattatttttcccttaaaaaagacaacttccgcactaagaattactcttgtgtcgctgggactttaacaatcatacaaacaacggatacagagtacaaccagaaccgaaacaatCTGTGGTTTgcacaaatctatactaatactaatattataaagctgcagagtttgtttgtttgtttgattgtttgtttgcttgtttgaacgcgctaatctcaggaactactggtccgatttgaaaaattctttcagtgttagatagtccatttatcgaggaaggttataggctatatatcatcacgctactaccaataggagcagagtacggatgaaaaatgttacaaaaacggggacaattttgacccattctctcttatgtgacgcaagcgaagttgcgcgggtcagctagtacctaataattattccttaaggaatcgaacccacgacctcccgacgcaatgatagcggcgtggcgactgcgccacggaggcagtcaaaatattgataattaaataagtacatttttatttgaatcacGTATAGCTACATATTAccgtaaaacaaatatatctcATGCTAGAAGGTAGGTACGTACCCATCACAGTTGCAGTTGTCGCCGTGACCTCCACCATTTCCATTTGCCCAAACATAGATAGCGCCCTTACCACCGCGACCCTAAACGTTACAACAAATGGAAATATTTACTAATTACGTCATGGAATTCATTAATAATACTATATAATTTTAGGTACCGTAGAACGGCgttacttttgaatacagggCAATTATTACAGTTGAATAAATTTgcaatttacaattaattttattgactcAACTACATTAGGTATctctttatgtgtaacaaaaaaaaattaacggtTTAAATGGTCtttgaaatgctacaattttattcatagcgatATTTAGAACCCAACCAAGAACCAAGAACCCAAAAACTCGCAGTTAACTTTTTATGCGAGTTATTTACTCATTTCTATATCATATTaaccccaaattttcctaaagtaaccCTTCTACAGTATGtcagtagtttataaatataatatgtacctgAGAAACGCCACGTTTAAACGCCTCAAGTGCAAGGCGCCCCGGTCCTTCGACTGTTCGTCCGTCGTCATTAGGGCCCCAGGAAGCGCTGTATATGTCCACTTTGTCTAGGGCATAACCTAGgtcaaaatacatacaatttatcAGGCTAAGTAAcactaaattattatcatattcaCTTACAAAggatgttaaaataaataatttattatttttaacacaacaGAGCCCGACcaaaataattagattttaatgtaaactagCGTCATCTAGAACGAAATCAAATCAACTTTGACGTTTAGTATTCGAACAATGTACTACTACGGACATTATGTACTTAACCTACTCGACTGCTTTGTTCTCCTAATACAAATTGTAGAATTAAATCTCGAAATACGCCTAACAATCCATTTACTCTGCACAGTATTGCAACGACTCCATCCAATGAGAGATAGATAGGAATACAAAAAGTGTAAACTCAATGGTCAACTAGTGAAGAGCATAACTACCAATCATAGCTGAACATCATAAATGCTTAGTAATCATTGATTGATAATAATGTTTGGCTAACAGCTGTTGACTGCTGGAGGtagaaaagttaatatttaccTCTTACAACTACTAGTGTCCTAGTGATCGTGGTCACTACCAACATGTGGCTGCCTAACATGCAACATTGCCCCTCagatttcttgtatttttttttgtttcattcacaaaCAGATGTTGCTGTTTACAAAGACTTCTAATCTATCTATTAACATTCCCGTGAAACGGTAAATGTAAGGGagatactattttttatttttactaatatctTGGTTAAATTATTCCTACTTGCGTTATcgttattaataagtaattctaATGAGTGACGTTGAATATCagtgtacaaaaaaatataacaaataaaattactgtcaGTTCGATCTATCTACCACGTGACTGGCGGCCGACGCGACGCGACCATCTGCCACTTTGTCAACAGAAAAGGGTTACTGTTACGTCATATTTCACCCATATTACTAATGCTACATAAACTGCAGGAGATGTTTTCATCTCATGAAAATAATTCGTTAAGAGATGGCGCTGTAGTACTGAAACCGAAGACTATATTTATAGCTGTAAAGAAGAggaatataaagtaaaaaaaaatataacgtcaGTAAAACTTCAGCAGTAAActgtaatttgtataaaaaaatgttctaaactTCTCTTTATggcattaattattatttcatgatTATTTCACATCACCTGACTGCGAACAAGTTCTTTTATTCACCACCAGGTAGCGTTTAAAAGGCTTTGTGTTTCATCGAtgacaatagaaaataaaaaagcttacGACGTTTTACCTCAACATGGCGACCGAATGTACCAGGCAAGCATAGGATGGGAGAGTTTAGTTAAAGATTTACCTATTGCTTCGCCCTCTATTCGATCGGTGATTCGTCCATCAAGCATTCGGACTCCACCCACTCTTGCTCCCCAGGCCACGCCCACTCCACACTTCAAATTGTTTGCCGTCATTGCTATCTAAATGATaagataaagtaaataaaagtctataaaaaaagaacttttttcattatacatttaaatCCCGGGTTAAGgttataaagaaagaaaagcTCGAATTGTTTCTATAACCTACTTACGATAAGTACGGTCTATCTTTTTATAGGTATGCCAAATGATGATTaagctaaattaaaattatttgtaaagagGCAGTGAACCGGTAGTTAagattttaaatggtttttaaaaATTCAGTAACCCGGTagataagattttaaataatttaaatat encodes:
- the LOC142978758 gene encoding neuroendocrine convertase 1-like; this translates as MLLILLIGSILPSVLTFRPYKYNVWVPGEYGYQGIHDGLEHVKDFVNEWAVEVEGGEEVAQLVALELGYAFGGKVVGFPDTYTFLKYEHEKQRRTPSRHTSTLVKDRRVRWAQQMFAKSRVKRYPMPDPDASIQRFKRLETNQPFVRRDIEYKRPLFNDELWSQEWYLQDTRTVNNLPRLDLNVLPVYMMGYNGSGVRVSVLDDGIEHNHTDLRANYDPEISWDSNDGDPDPSPRPEDLKRNSHGTRCAGEIAMTANNLKCGVGVAWGARVGGVRMLDGRITDRIEGEAIGYALDKVDIYSASWGPNDDGRTVEGPGRLALEAFKRGVSQGRGGKGAIYVWANGNGGGHGDNCNCDGYSSSIYTISVGSASQHGLFPWYGEICSSTLAAAYSSGAYKDQKIATTDTGDSCTLGHTGTSAAAPLAAGIIALALNANPNLTWRDVQHLVVWTSEYAPLSANPGWQVNGAGLYFDVRFGYGLLNAGALVSMALNWTSVPRKHVCRVDTAPSGEEESILSSRESVDVLLSVEEDCAVNYIEHVELVVNVRYSRRGALEIYLVSPQGTKVQLLSNRPRDGSAAGFVNWPLMSVATWGENPKGVWKTIVTDKTFEENTGEIGTLGLIVHGTSEMPAHMRNGPRSYNHNYNYQDAFKYFDNVAKGDDVTTDTVTDDEAVAVAPGEHNDEDIDYSNDVDSTMLAEVEKELQRIHHRKAFNMASGA